The following are encoded in a window of Methanomassiliicoccales archaeon genomic DNA:
- a CDS encoding ABC transporter permease, with product MTRYLYRKQNRELRRIKFRAIGAGLLIFFAVALYIGMGSMIPSAQSTLEQVVEDQHLSDLVVRVELAPESELAQLEAIDGVEEAEARLDFASRIMVRGEQVAATLLGIDPSSPPDINILEIPQGSGTYFSQDWNDTVILEKGYADNAGIGVGDSISLMTSSGWDEKIVVGLAYSPEFIFMPINPQSIMPIPGSMAVVYLPEPSLRQSFGVPAAMVNEFLFLLEDGKEMAAKQSITEELADDTVIYTQTQDELYGYALIKEDLKQGEMFAGVIAGLILIVAFFVVYSSFTRMVQEQRREIGITRALGYRRGQVLMSYVYLALIVGGFSSLAGVLLGIPVGQMLGDYYAQLAIHASSAVFILPLEMVLTGAVFGPITAILASTIAVWSTVRMEPHEAIKGTRNRMRKRRKETKVSPPRKMNYMLKYAWRKMIRQKGRTAIMVVAVAFSVVMGSMSFLMIASFENSIAATIDNDDWDLIVDYAAPIDRENASSITSPYIVDEVMVSKVSSLWESDGSNGTALVIGMGWNQTLHRFSLDRGRLAERSNESMISYLLANDEGLSPGDSITLSTPIGTSHLIITGIVNDMIGSIYVNDSIIGEISGVELFSGAYLKVQDGHIDEVEETFLGSQLVANIQEKGNIKSGMLDFFTNYEDVLYLFGLISVLIAAIAISNIVYVSVLERRAEYSQLRAIGYRRKEVAKSVYLEVVILIIIGALVAIPLLWLVMESMATEFRIFFPMYQTILYLGDWYGYGVIVVMTFVLGLLASVPAIRYITKLDVANTVTGGRFG from the coding sequence ATGACCCGCTACCTCTACCGGAAGCAGAACAGGGAGCTCAGAAGGATCAAGTTCCGAGCCATTGGGGCGGGGCTGCTCATCTTCTTCGCCGTCGCCCTCTACATCGGGATGGGTTCGATGATCCCCTCGGCCCAGAGCACTCTGGAGCAAGTCGTCGAGGATCAGCACCTCAGCGACCTGGTGGTGAGGGTGGAGCTCGCCCCCGAGAGCGAGCTGGCACAGCTGGAGGCGATCGATGGCGTGGAGGAGGCGGAGGCGAGACTAGACTTCGCTTCCAGGATAATGGTGAGGGGCGAGCAGGTCGCCGCCACCCTGCTGGGTATAGACCCTTCCAGCCCACCAGACATCAACATCCTGGAGATCCCCCAGGGCAGCGGAACCTACTTCTCCCAGGATTGGAACGACACTGTCATATTGGAGAAGGGGTACGCGGATAACGCTGGTATTGGGGTGGGAGATTCGATCTCGCTGATGACCAGCTCGGGCTGGGACGAGAAGATTGTGGTTGGGCTTGCATACTCCCCTGAGTTCATCTTCATGCCGATCAACCCCCAGTCAATAATGCCGATCCCAGGCTCCATGGCCGTTGTGTACCTACCGGAGCCGTCACTCCGCCAGTCCTTCGGTGTCCCCGCAGCGATGGTCAACGAGTTCCTCTTCCTTCTGGAGGATGGCAAGGAGATGGCGGCCAAGCAGAGCATCACCGAGGAGCTGGCCGACGACACCGTAATATACACCCAGACCCAGGACGAGCTGTACGGGTATGCGCTCATCAAGGAGGATCTCAAGCAGGGTGAGATGTTCGCCGGCGTGATCGCAGGGCTCATCCTCATCGTGGCGTTCTTCGTGGTCTACTCCTCCTTCACAAGGATGGTCCAGGAACAGCGCAGGGAGATCGGTATCACTCGGGCTCTTGGATACCGCAGGGGGCAGGTACTGATGTCCTACGTCTACCTGGCGCTGATCGTGGGGGGATTCAGCTCCCTGGCCGGTGTTCTCCTAGGGATACCCGTGGGGCAGATGCTTGGCGATTACTATGCTCAGCTTGCCATCCACGCCTCCAGCGCGGTGTTCATCCTTCCCCTTGAGATGGTGCTCACTGGCGCTGTGTTTGGTCCCATCACCGCGATACTGGCCTCGACGATCGCGGTCTGGAGCACGGTGAGGATGGAACCCCATGAGGCCATCAAGGGGACCAGGAACCGCATGAGGAAGAGGCGTAAGGAGACGAAGGTCAGCCCACCCAGAAAAATGAATTACATGTTGAAGTACGCCTGGAGGAAGATGATCAGGCAGAAGGGGCGAACCGCGATCATGGTGGTGGCGGTCGCCTTCTCCGTGGTCATGGGGAGCATGTCCTTCCTCATGATAGCCTCCTTCGAGAACTCCATCGCAGCCACCATCGACAACGACGACTGGGACCTCATAGTGGACTACGCCGCTCCCATCGATAGGGAGAACGCCTCCTCGATCACCTCCCCCTATATCGTGGACGAGGTCATGGTCTCCAAGGTGTCGTCGCTGTGGGAGAGCGACGGGAGCAACGGGACGGCTCTGGTCATCGGGATGGGATGGAACCAGACCCTCCACAGGTTCTCTCTCGACAGGGGGAGGCTGGCCGAGAGATCGAACGAGAGCATGATTAGCTACTTACTCGCGAACGATGAAGGGCTCTCTCCGGGCGACTCCATAACCCTCTCCACGCCGATAGGGACATCCCACCTCATCATCACAGGCATCGTAAACGACATGATAGGATCGATATACGTCAACGACTCCATCATTGGGGAGATATCCGGAGTAGAGCTGTTCAGCGGTGCCTACCTGAAGGTGCAGGACGGTCACATCGATGAGGTGGAGGAGACCTTCCTGGGGTCCCAGCTGGTCGCGAACATACAGGAGAAGGGCAACATCAAGTCGGGAATGCTGGACTTCTTCACAAACTACGAGGATGTCCTGTACCTCTTCGGTCTAATCAGCGTCCTCATAGCCGCAATTGCTATCTCGAACATCGTTTATGTGAGCGTGCTGGAGCGGAGGGCGGAGTACAGCCAGCTCAGGGCAATAGGGTACCGTCGGAAGGAGGTTGCCAAGAGCGTGTATCTCGAGGTCGTAATCCTCATCATAATAGGGGCATTGGTGGCGATACCGCTTCTGTGGCTGGTGATGGAATCCATGGCCACGGAGTTCAGGATCTTCTTCCCGATGTACCAGACCATATTGTATCTGGGCGACTGGTACGGATACGGAGTCATAGTGGTGATGACATTTGTATTGGGATTGCTGGCCTCGGTGCCCGCAATACGATACATTACCAAGCTAGATGTAGCAAATACTGTCACTGGGGGGCGCTTTGGCTAA
- a CDS encoding ABC transporter ATP-binding protein, producing the protein MEKIVQIQGVTKEYQSGDKMIKAVNDLSLDIGKGKFVVILGPSGSGKTTLLNIISGLISPTEGNVMVGDKQITSLNDDEATRFRAESIGFVFQFFNLFPTLNALENIEIGLALKIKDPKELRERSLRYLDMVGLKGMEAKFPDQLSGGEQQRVSVARALAMEPELLIADEPTGNLDAETGETIWELIRDLNRETGTTVLAVTHWDEASQFADVTIRIRSGRIESIKDREGTAA; encoded by the coding sequence ATGGAAAAGATCGTTCAGATACAAGGGGTAACAAAGGAATACCAGAGCGGAGACAAGATGATCAAAGCGGTCAACGATCTCAGTCTGGATATCGGGAAAGGCAAGTTCGTCGTCATTCTTGGACCAAGCGGCTCTGGCAAGACGACCCTTCTGAACATCATCTCGGGCTTGATCTCGCCCACCGAGGGTAATGTGATGGTGGGAGACAAGCAGATCACCTCCCTGAACGATGATGAGGCCACCAGGTTCAGGGCAGAGTCGATCGGTTTCGTATTCCAGTTCTTCAATCTTTTCCCCACATTGAACGCGTTGGAGAACATCGAGATCGGCCTTGCTCTAAAGATCAAAGATCCCAAGGAGTTGAGGGAGCGTTCCTTAAGGTATCTCGATATGGTGGGATTAAAGGGAATGGAGGCGAAATTCCCCGATCAACTGTCCGGTGGAGAGCAGCAAAGGGTCTCGGTGGCAAGGGCACTGGCAATGGAGCCTGAACTACTGATCGCGGACGAGCCCACCGGAAACCTCGATGCTGAGACGGGAGAGACGATCTGGGAGCTGATCAGGGACCTCAACAGGGAGACAGGGACGACAGTGCTGGCGGTCACTCACTGGGACGAGGCTTCTCAATTCGCGGATGTAACCATCCGCATCCGATCGGGGAGGATCGAGAGCATCAAGGACAGGGAAGGGACGGCGGCATGA
- a CDS encoding nucleoside 2-deoxyribosyltransferase: MTITIYIAGPMFSQAEKRYNEEICEHLEELGYRTFLPQREASDVDDLLRSGLDWDQVNQQIFEEDTKGIRNSDIVLFVMDGRVPDDGACVEIGYGYALGKECIGLKTDPRSFMSDYDNSMIVGALKNRIARNTDELLSIIREIALSPDAASQEESS; encoded by the coding sequence ATGACAATTACGATTTACATCGCCGGACCTATGTTCTCACAAGCTGAGAAACGCTACAACGAAGAGATATGCGAACATCTCGAAGAACTTGGTTATAGGACTTTCCTCCCTCAGAGGGAAGCCAGCGATGTCGATGACCTCCTGAGGTCTGGCCTAGACTGGGATCAGGTGAACCAGCAGATCTTCGAGGAGGACACCAAGGGAATAAGGAACTCCGATATCGTTCTCTTCGTGATGGATGGAAGGGTTCCCGACGACGGCGCTTGCGTGGAGATCGGATACGGTTACGCACTAGGGAAGGAGTGTATAGGCCTCAAGACCGACCCAAGGAGTTTCATGAGCGATTACGATAACTCGATGATCGTTGGCGCTCTTAAGAATAGGATCGCCAGGAACACGGACGAGCTTCTCTCCATCATCAGGGAGATCGCCCTATCACCAGATGCCGCATCCCAAGAGGAGAGCTCATAA